A part of Sugiyamaella lignohabitans strain CBS 10342 chromosome D, complete sequence genomic DNA contains:
- the YIM1 gene encoding Yim1p (hypothetical protein; null mutant displays sensitivity to DNA damaging agents; may have a role in lipid metabolism, based on localization to lipid droplets; the authentic, non-tagged protein is detected in highly purified mitochondria in high-throughput studies; protein abundance increases in response to DNA replication stress; GO_component: GO:0005737 - cytoplasm [Evidence IDA] [PMID 11914276]; GO_component: GO:0005811 - lipid particle [Evidence IEA,IEA]; GO_component: GO:0005811 - lipid particle [Evidence IDA] [PMID 10515935]; GO_component: GO:0005811 - lipid particle [Evidence IDA] [PMID 24868093]; GO_component: GO:0005739 - mitochondrion [Evidence IEA,IEA]; GO_component: GO:0005739 - mitochondrion [Evidence IDA] [PMID 14576278]; GO_component: GO:0005739 - mitochondrion [Evidence IDA] [PMID 16823961]; GO_function: GO:0003674 - molecular_function [Evidence ND]; GO_function: GO:0016491 - oxidoreductase activity [Evidence IEA]; GO_function: GO:0008270 - zinc ion binding [Evidence IEA]; GO_process: GO:0006974 - cellular response to DNA damage stimulus [Evidence IMP] [PMID 12077312]; GO_process: GO:0055114 - oxidation-reduction process [Evidence IEA]) codes for MSAEVRSIKALTFKSAGRPRFTTQTLPTKLGKNCLLVKVHAAALNPVDIKLTHIPLLGLIRKEKGIGKDFAGEVIKVGENVKDWQVNDRICGMVLRLVGPGSVASHLVIDLDQEKAILKVPKSFSYEQAAAFPLCYGTAFRAFEVANLDLLKQEKSSVLVLGGATAVGMFAIQLAKKWFSIPTVIATCSKSSESLVRELGADFIIDYRSTNNLPQEIVDTINTKLDGQKCSLVIDCIGGHEVVDRFRDILLPASKGSAFIALNGDLESQSKYDGGSALSYLTRLPFMASKILFGKYYGLNYSLGMAPTTDDWKTRAEEIFETKDIKILIDSVYDWDDWEKGWDKLNSMKSHGKIVLKME; via the coding sequence ATGTCAGCTGAGGTCCGTTCTATTAAGGCATTGACATTTAAGAGTGCGGGACGTCCTCGCTTTACTACACAAACGCTTCCCACCAAACTCGGTAAGAACTGTCTGCTTGTCAAAGTCCATGCAGCGGCTTTAAACCctgttgatatcaaatTGACACACATCCCTCTATTAGGGCTTATCCGAAAGGAGAAAGGAATCGGTAAAGATTTCGCTGGCGAAGTAATTAAAGTAGGGGAAAATGTTAAAGACTGGCAGGTCAATGACAGAATATGTGGCATGGTACTGCGGCTTGTGGGGCCAGGAAGTGTAGCAAGCCATTTGGTTATTGACCTGGACCAAGAAAAAGCGATTTTAAAGGTTCCAAAAAGCTTTTCCTACGAGCAGGCAGCCGCCTTTCCTCTCTGTTATGGAACAGCATTCCGTGCATTTGAAGTTGCCAACCTTGATTTGTTGAAGCAAGAAAAGTCTTCAGTCTTGGTGCTTGGTGGGGCCACGGCTGTTGGTATGTTTGCAATTCAGTTGGCAAAGAAGTGGTTCAGTATACCAACAGTGATAGCCACTTGTTCAAAGTCGAGTGAATCACTTGTTAGAGAGCTCGGTGCCGATTTTATTATCGACTATCGTAGCACAAATAATCTTCCCCAAGAAATCGTCGACACTATCAATACCAAGTTGGATGGACAAAAGTGTTCTTTGGTTATTGATTGCATTGGTGGACATGAGGTTGTTGACCGGTTTCGAGATATTCTCTTGCCTGCTAGCAAAGGGTCTGCATTTATTGCTTTGAATGGAGACCTTGAATCACAGTCTAAGTACGACGGTGGATCTGCACTTTCGTACCTGACTCGGTTGCCGTTTATGGCCAGTAAAATTCTATTTGGCAAATATTATGGCCTTAACTACAGTCTAGGAATGGCACCGACAACTGACGACTGGAAAACGAGAGCCGAAGAGATATTTGAGACTaaagatatcaaaatcCTCATTGATAGTGTTTACGACTGGGATGATTGGGAAAAGGGTTGGGATAAACTGAATAGTATGAAGAGCCATGGTAAGATTGTTTTGAAAATGGAATAA
- the RPS8B gene encoding ribosomal 40S subunit protein S8B (Protein component of the small (40S) ribosomal subunit; homologous to mammalian ribosomal protein S8, no bacterial homolog; RPS8B has a paralog, RPS8A, that arose from the whole genome duplication; GO_component: GO:0030686 - 90S preribosome [Evidence IDA] [PMID 12150911]; GO_component: GO:0005737 - cytoplasm [Evidence IEA,IEA]; GO_component: GO:0022627 - cytosolic small ribosomal subunit [Evidence IDA] [PMID 18782943]; GO_component: GO:0005622 - intracellular [Evidence IEA]; GO_component: GO:0030529 - ribonucleoprotein complex [Evidence IEA]; GO_component: GO:0005840 - ribosome [Evidence IEA,IEA]; GO_function: GO:0003735 - structural constituent of ribosome [Evidence IEA]; GO_function: GO:0003735 - structural constituent of ribosome [Evidence IDA] [PMID 18782943]; GO_process: GO:0002181 - cytoplasmic translation [Evidence IC] [PMID 18782943]; GO_process: GO:0000462 - maturation of SSU-rRNA from tricistronic rRNA transcript (SSU-rRNA, 5.8S rRNA, LSU-rRNA) [Evidence IGI] [PMID 16246728]; GO_process: GO:0006412 - translation [Evidence IEA]; GO_process: GO:0006414 - translational elongation [Evidence IBA]), with product MGISRDSRHKRSHTGAKRASYRKKRKFELGRQPAMTKIGAKRIHTVRTRGGNKKFRALRIESGNFSWGSEGTTRKTRIISVAFHPSNNELVRTNTLTKSAVVQIDATPFRQWYESHYGVTLGKKNKAAAAEEDAKKTKKVAARAGQAKIAHSLETQFGAGRLYAAVSSRPGQSGRVDGYILEGEELAFYLRKITSKK from the coding sequence ATGGGTATCTCTCGTGATTCACGCCACAAGCGTTCGCACACAGGTGCCAAGCGTGCCTCTTACAGAAAGAAGCGGAAGTTCGAATTGGGACGTCAACCCGCTATGACCAAGATTGGTGCTAAGAGAATCCACACCGTCCGTACCCGTGGTGGTAACAAGAAGTTCCGTGCTTTGCGTATTGAGTCTGGTAACTTCTCTTGGGGTTCTGAGGGTACTACCAGAAAGACCCGTATCATCTCGGTCGCTTTCCACCCTTCCAACAACGAGCTTGTCCGTACCAACACTCTTACCAAGTCTGCTGTTGTCCAAATTGATGCCACTCCTTTCCGTCAATGGTACGAGTCTCACTACGGTGTTACCCTCGGTAAGAAGAAcaaggctgctgccgctgaGGAGGATGCcaagaagaccaagaaGGTTGCTGCTCGTGCTGGTCAAGCCAAGATTGCCCACTCTCTTGAGACCCAATTCGGTGCTGGTCGTCTCTACGCTGCCGTTTCTTCTAGACCTGGTCAATCTGGTCGTGTTGACGGTTACATTCTTGAGGGTGAGGAGCTTGCTTTCTACTTGAGAAAGATCACTTCCAAGAAATAA
- the TUL1 gene encoding ubiquitin-protein ligase TUL1 (Subunit of the DSC ubiquitin ligase complex; golgi-localized RING-finger ubiquitin ligase (E3) involved in sorting polar transmembrane domain containing membrane proteins to multivesicular bodies for delivery to the vacuole; proposed involvement in the quality control of misfolded TMD containing proteins; ortholog of fission yeast dsc1; GO_component: GO:0044695 - Dsc E3 ubiquitin ligase complex [Evidence IDA] [PMID 22681890]; GO_component: GO:0005794 - Golgi apparatus [Evidence IEA]; GO_component: GO:0005794 - Golgi apparatus [Evidence IDA] [PMID 11788821]; GO_component: GO:0000139 - Golgi membrane [Evidence IEA]; GO_component: GO:0016021 - integral component of membrane [Evidence IEA]; GO_component: GO:0016021 - integral component of membrane [Evidence ISM] [PMID 12192589]; GO_component: GO:0016020 - membrane [Evidence IEA]; GO_function: GO:0016874 - ligase activity [Evidence IEA]; GO_function: GO:0046872 - metal ion binding [Evidence IEA]; GO_function: GO:0004842 - ubiquitin-protein transferase activity [Evidence IMP,ISS] [PMID 11788821]; GO_function: GO:0008270 - zinc ion binding [Evidence IEA]; GO_process: GO:0016567 - protein ubiquitination [Evidence IEA]; GO_process: GO:0016567 - protein ubiquitination [Evidence IMP] [PMID 11788821]; GO_process: GO:0043162 - ubiquitin-dependent protein catabolic process via the multivesicular body sorting pathway [Evidence IMP] [PMID 11788821]), which produces MTLTPAGNPPKLISPQERAQLEYYFERHNQSLEICQASSWESGYGRLTGLNVSYPGEQMRPGSIIPKIISDKAGLIWNLEGDYKQIDLALLDLKQEEHLENNDFGELSQSDLDDISEQWIKQTDIVDNGNGADSKGPEDKLESEKEKERLELLKADGSSDSDSKKDEKPSDKDRQREKLVKADEKATKSKLRPDSPSKPKERRDSASNSLSKRNAFPYISDFFFPSDKPRKPSSLSDSDSGLTYFTNISASLNGDWKRMDVDLVPIEMPIPSLDPPERANSSLNGHVNYDIYGRPLSGAGSGPGGLDPNQYYIDGVPVKPGNRTEDFGKLRISIKERGSMAFSKSQNSASVKAKNRTRRNQNGYCQGAANSSISWLTIDLTMVDENDDNSNEIRMQGVRIKDGGNFVATTSSLKFAGDYALPHFLLDKSLFADVKAKTLCRMSRMLNRRSNDPYYGILEEAELQAEKCEYIIYGHVHSSGLTKEQLRDVEDELINPLGRPHADVPKLKVSAVLYSPDCGIAMTVDNLEGEKQELYFIRIRRAIMAGIVLLLVQTVFTALQMKDTNTPSTISRVSFYTIGLMAVLDGAICLVALVSTFLDPIALPFMAVAFVSFALTSLFEIRYMVLIYKSQMLEEIADARAQEAVGEGGRFVARADGTIGSVDTPTPAGASATGRAGNAISTTGSNAASDISNSSTTSASTNDSTTRGPILPTTTTPRPPIIEPDERQIVGVIYSRFYFTMLAFVIISITTSSWPAPLRTGYEYLSMSVLFSFWVPQIYRNIMRGSRKSFLWQYIFSTSIIRLLPILYLCLDTNNVISHRYDPVLASVIAGWLWIQILILFTQSTFGPRFFLPSGMLPALYDYHPIITEEDLETGFNFQVDSQENAIALNVDSLEDNKSDTSAKSTESLLHGSHGHQPHHTTTMDCAICMNPVQLLIFPQDQIHNALTPANMLARRRYMVTPCRHIFHTECMEQWMRTRLQCPVCRNPLPPI; this is translated from the coding sequence ATGACGCTGACTCCAGCGGGAAATCCTCCAAAGCTAATATCTCCACAAGAACGAGCCCAGTTAGAGTATTACTTTGAAAGGCATAATCAGAGCTTAGAAATCTGTCAAGCATCAAGTTGGGAATCTGGATATGGCAGACTAACTGGACTCAATGTTTCTTATCCAGGCGAGCAAATGCGACCAGGATCCATTATCCCTAAGATTATATCTGATAAGGCCGGTCTAATATGGAATTTAGAGGGTGACTACAAACAAATAGATCTAGCGCTGTTAGATCTCAAACAGGAAGAGCATCTAGAAAACAATGATTTTGGAGAGCTGTCGCAATCAGATCTTGATGATATAAGCGAGCAGTGGATCAAGCAGACGGACATTGTAGATAACGGCAATGGTGCGGACTCCAAGGGTCCTGAGGACAAGCTTGAGtctgaaaaggaaaaagagCGTCTTGAGCTTTTGAAAGCTGATGGCTCATCCGACAGTGACAGTAAAAAGGATGAAAAGCCATCAGACAAGGATCGGCAGAGAGAAAAGCTTGTCAAAGCTGATGAAAAGGCGACGAAGAGTAAACTTCGACCTGATTCTCCTAGTAAACCCAAAGAGAGAAGAGACTCTGCCTCTAATTCCTTGAGCAAACGAAACGCATTCCCATATATCTCGGATTTTTTCTTCCCGTCCGATAAACCTAGAAAGCCCTCTAGCTTGAGTGACTCAGATTCTGGTCTCACTTATTTCACTAACATTTCAGCAAGCCTGAATGGTGACTGGAAGAGAATGGATGTTGATTTAGTACCTATTGAGATGCCTATACCATCTCTTGATCCTCCAGAAAGGGCTAATTCCTCTCTGAACGGTCATGTTAACTACGATATCTATGGAAGACCACTtagtggtgctggttcCGGTCCTGGCGGTCTAGATCCTAACCAATACTATATAGATGGGGTCCCAGTTAAGCCAGGAAATAGGACAGAGGATTTTGGCAAGCTGCGGATCTCTATCAAAGAGCGAGGATCTATGGCTTTTAGCAAATCGCAAAACTCAGCGTCAGTGAAGGCCAAAAATCGTACGCGTAGAAATCAAAATGGATATTGCCAAGGTGCGGCAAACTCTTCAATATCATGGCTCACGATAGACCTCACTATGGTAGATGAGAATGATGACAATTCTAACGAAATTAGAATGCAGGGAGTACGCATTAAAGATGGTGGTAACTTTGTGGCTACAACCTCATCTCTCAAATTTGCAGGTGATTATGCACTTCCACATTTCTTGCTTGATAAATCACTATTTGCCGATGTTAAGGCTAAAACACTTTGTCGTATGAGCAGAATGTTGAACCGTAGATCGAATGATCCATATTATGGAATTCTCGAAGAGGCCGAGTTACAAGCAGAGAAATGTGAATATATCATTTACGGACACGTCCACTCTTCAGGGCTAACAAAAGAACAACTCAGAGACGTTGAAGATGAGCTAATCAACCCGTTAGGACGACCACATGCCGACGTACCAAAATTGAAAGTTAGTGCTGTGCTTTACTCTCCAGATTGTGGTATCGCCATGACTGTAGACAATCTTGAAGGTGAGAAGCAAGAGTTGTACTTTATTCGTATTAGACGGGCTATTATGGCAGGAattgttttattattagtaCAAACAGTCTTCACTGCGTTACAAATGAAAGATACAAACACCCCATCAACCATTTCCAGAGTGAGTTTCTATACTATTGGTCTCATGGCCGTTCTGGATGGGGCCATTTGCCTAGTTGCGCTTGTGTCTACATTCCTTGACCCCATAGCCCTACCTTTCATGGCTGTTGCGTTCGTATCCTTTGCTTTGACATCTTTGTTTGAAATTCGATACATGGTTTTGATATACAAGTCTCAGATGCTGGAGGAAATCGCTGATGCTCGTGCTCAAGAGGCAGTAGGAGAAGGAGGCAGATTTGTAGCTCGAGCCGATGGCACAATTGGTAGTGTGGACACTCCTACCCCTGCCGGAGCATCAGCGACAGGTCGAGCTGGTAACGCTATAAGTACCACCGGTTCGAACGCGGCAAGTGATATTTCCAATTCTAGTACAACAAGCGCCAGCACAAATGATTCTACCACTCGGGGCCCTATACTTCCCACTACAACGACTCCACGGCCACCTATTATTGAACCTGATGAGAGGCAAATTGTAGGCGTTATATACTCAAGATTCTATTTCACCATGCTGGCATTTGTTATTATATCCATCACAACCTCATCATGGCCAGCACCACTTCGTACAGGATACGAGTATTTGAGTATGTCAGTGCTGTTTTCCTTCTGGGTTCCTCAGATCTATCGAAACATAATGCGTGGATCAAGAAAATCGTTTCTTTGGCAGTACATCTTCTCCACAAGTATCATTCGTCTTCTTCCCATTCTCTATCTCTGTCTAGATACCAATAATGTTATTAGTCATCGATATGACCCTGTTCTGGCATCAGTTATTGCTGGCTGGCTTTGGATTCAGATTCTTATTCTTTTCACTCAATCCACTTTTGGACCTCGATTCTTCCTCCCATCGGGTATGCTTCCTGCGCTGTACGATTACCACCCGATTATCACTGAGGAGGATCTCGAGACAGGGTTCAATTTTCAAGTCGACTCTCAAGAGAATGCGATTGCGCTCAATGTTGATTCCCTTGAAGATAACAAATCAGATACATCTGCAAAATCCACAGAATCACTACTGCATGGATCACATGGACACCAACCTCATCATACGACTACTATGGACTGTGCCATCTGTATGAATCCGGTACAGCTTCTCATATTCCCTCAAGACCAAATCCACAATGCACTTACACCTGCAAACATGCTGGCCCGCCGTCGATACATGGTAACTCCTTGTCGACATATTTTCCACACCGAATGCATGGAACAGTGGATGCGCACCAGACTTCAATGTCCTGTCTGTCGTAACCCACTGCCACCTATTTAA
- a CDS encoding mitochondrial iron ion transporter (predicted) has translation MKHYLIKTDEVAKSSIRQLVDYASASTLATAVACTATNFLQVIKTRTQVAASSEVGRIRPDDKESVIKVARNLIKEVGLLRASVKGLHMNLLHAMPASVLGMVIIEAIEPENASNEQVL, from the coding sequence ATGAAACACTACCTGATCAAGACTGATGAAGTAGCGAAGAGCTCCATACGTCAGCTTGTTGATTATGCTTCAGCTTCCACCTTGGCCACTGCTGTTGCGTGTACTGCGACTaattttcttcaagttATTAAAACTAGGACGCAAGTTGCGGCATCTTCTGAAGTTGGCAGAATTCGACCGGACGACAAAGAAAGTGTTATAAAAGTAGCGAGAAACCTAATTAAAGAAGTTGGTTTGCTACGAGCCTCTGTTAAGGGGTTACATATGAACTTACTACATGCCATGCCTGCCTCAGTACTTGGCATGGTTATAATAGAGGCCATAGAGCCTGAGAACGCATCAAATGAGCAGGTGCTTTGA